From the Gossypium hirsutum isolate 1008001.06 chromosome A02, Gossypium_hirsutum_v2.1, whole genome shotgun sequence genome, the window GACTTAAGCTGTTAGGAAGCATAAGCCACTATcttaccgtcttgcatcaatacacaacccaaactgacatgagatgcatcactgtataccacgAACTCCTTACCGCATTTAGGTTGTATTAGAATAGGAGCCTGAGTCAAAACAGATTTGAGCTTCTTAAAGCTCAATTGCTGCTCATCAGTCCGGACAAAAGGGGCCCTTTTATGCAACAGCTTAGCTAGAGGAGCTGCAATTAACAATAAACTCTCGaaaaatctccgataataacctacAAGTCCAAGAAAATTGCAGATCTCAAAAACATTCCTAGGCTGTTTCCACTCAAGCACAGCCTCGATTTTCCTAAGATCAATATGAATCCCCTTCACAGAAGCCACATGCCCTAGAAAAGtcacctccctcaaccagaattcacacttgctcaacttagt encodes:
- the LOC107952425 gene encoding uncharacterized mitochondrial protein AtMg00860-like, which codes for MDLKNRVFQPYLGQFIMIFIDDILIYSKTEDDHDEYLRVVLQIFHEKQLYTKLSKCEFWLREVTFLGHVASVKGIHIDLRKIEAVLEWKQPRNVFEICNFLGLVGYYRRFFESLLLIAAPLAKLLHKRAPFVRTDEQQLSFKKLKSVLTQAPILIQPKCGKEFVVYSDASHVENGSTSYFRPNSDEVLCFRGRVCVPNEFDLRQSIL